In the genome of Perca fluviatilis unplaced genomic scaffold, GENO_Pfluv_1.0 PFLUV_unplaced_scaf_18, whole genome shotgun sequence, one region contains:
- the LOC120555083 gene encoding histone-lysine N-methyltransferase KMT5C-like gives MDSGTRMTVMELCEVDDVATGLVLDPLLGFSTHKMNIAPLPETQLWDILKETLLSFQHTQDFNKTFNALTAGEYFNAVGSHHQELLRQQVYCYLSAFLLDSGVKIESTDRYSCETNGAKVTSTKHWFPGQRIEVMLGCIAEFSPADSAVLKAGVNDFSVMYSLRRKCDQLWLGPARFINHDCNPNAKYVACKFVAYVDVIRPISPGEEITCCYGPNFFGDENEACECCTCERNGEGHFKQRRKLPHCEEKRLRPRSEAGTVHIQKFTHTIEINKSGKSTEAEKEHFVQELPHSHLF, from the coding sequence ATGGACAGCGGGACCAGAATGACTGTTATGGAGCTGTGTGAGGTGGATGACGTGGCCACGGGTTTGGTTTTGGACCCTCTGCTTGGTTTCAGCACCCATAAAATGAACATTGCTCCTTTACCTGAGACCCAGCTTTGGGATATTCTTAAAGAAACTCTGCTGAGCTTTCAGCATACGCAGGATTTTAACAAGACATTCAATGCACTGACCGCTGGGGAATATTTTAATGCTGTGGGAAGCCATCATCAGGAACTGCTGAGGCAACAGGTCTATTGCTACCTCAGTGCCTTCCTTTTGGACAGTGGTGTCAAGATAGAGTCCACTGATAGATACTCTTGTGAGACAAACGGAGCGAAGGTAACCTCAACAAAGCACTGGTTTCCAGGACAGCGTATTGAGGTCATGCTGGGCTGCATAGCAGAGTTTAGTCCTGCCGACAGTGCTGTGCTGAAGGCTGGAGTCAATGACTTCAGCGTGATGTATTCCTTGCGCAGAAAATGCGATCAGCTCTGGCTCGGGCCTGCACGTTTCATAAACCACGACTGCAACCCAAACGCCAAATACGTTGCTTGCAAGTTTGTTGCTTATGTTGACGTAATTAGACCCATCTCACCTGGCGAGGAGATCACCTGCTGTTATGGTCCAAACTTTTTTGGGGACGAAAATGAAGCGTGTGAATGCTGCACCTGTGAGAGGAATGGAGAAGGTCACTTTAAACAAAGAAGGAAGCTACCTCATTGTGAGGAAAAAAGGCTGAGACCAAGAAGTGAGGCTGGCACAGTGCACATACAAAAATTCACTCACACTATTGAAATAAATAAGAGTGGTAAAAGTACAGAAGctgaaaaagaacattttgtgCAAGAACTTCCACATTCTCATCTATTTTAG